A genomic window from Lycium barbarum isolate Lr01 chromosome 4, ASM1917538v2, whole genome shotgun sequence includes:
- the LOC132636691 gene encoding uncharacterized protein LOC132636691, whose protein sequence is MVGRSPNLLSRSGSFRPENLGQNALAMIGNLCFTIFVVGVLIFTIIAATYEPEDPLFHPSTKITSFLTSKSNATFKADDTVMKTGEDFIGANQTAFSTFINLTDVDISLPATEFGTENNPDCQGKTDEPIDCTDPDVFHLLMRAAIEKFKDIHFYRFGKSVRGSNDSSCHMAWRFRPTEGKTAAFYKDYREFVVSRSENCTLSVVSIGDYHSGPNARKRKRKNKDKTSGKSDEGFEKAKAKTGGQNIILPEVGEAVNDSLPVVESESSFSRGKYLVYHGGGDRCKSMNHYLWSFMCALGEARYLNRTLIMDLSICLSKIYTSSGVDEEGKDFRFYFDFEHLKDSASVLDQEQFWSDWEKWHQKDGLSLHLVEDFRVTPMKLSGLKDTLIMRKFGSVEPDNYWYRVCEGETESVVQRPWHLVWKSRRLMDIVSAIASRLNWDYDSVHVVRGEKARNRELWPHLAEDTSPEALLSSLQDKIDDGRHLYIATNEPETSFFNPLKDKYSTHFLHDYKDLWDENSEWYSETAKLHNGSPVEFDGYMRVSVDTEVFLRGKKQIETFNDLTKDCKDGINTCSTSS, encoded by the exons ATGGTGGGTCGATCACCAAATTTGCTGTCCCGGAGTGGAAGTTTCAGGCCGGAAAATCTTGGGCAAAATGCATTGGCAATGATAGGGAATCTCTGTTTCACTATATTTGTAGTTGGAGTTTTGATTTTCACTATAATTGCTGCAACTTACGAGCCTGAAGACCCTTTATTCCATCCTTCGACGAAAATCACTAGTTTCCTTACATCTAAATCCAATGCCACGTTCAAAGCCGATGATACCGTTATGAAGACTGGTGAGGATTTTATTGGTGCAAATCAGACTGCATTTTCTACCTTTATAAACCTAACAGATGTCGATATTTCGCTACCGGCCACTGAATTTGGCACTGAGAATAATCCTGATTGTCAGGGGAAAACTGATGAACCCATTGATTGCACTGACCCGGATGTGTTTCATTTGTTGATGAGGGCAGCCATTGAGAAGTTTAAGGATATACATTTTTACAGATTCGGGAAGTCGGTCCGCGGATCGAACGATAGTTCGTGCCACATGGCTTGGCGGTTTAGGCCTACGGAAGGGAAGACTGCTGCATTTTACAAGGATTACCGCGAGTTTGTGGTTTCTAGATCAGAGAACTGTACGCTTAGTGTGGTTAGTATTGGTGATTATCATTCTGGTCCCAATGCTCGGAaaaggaagagaaagaacaagGACAAAACTTCAGGTAAGTCCGATGAGGGGTTTGAGAAAGCAAAAGCGAAGACGGGTGGACAAAATATCATTCTTCCCGAGGTTGGTGAAGCTGTGAACGACTCACTCCCTGTGGTGGAATCGGAGAGTTCTTTTAGTCGCGGGAAGTATTTGGTATATCACGGTGGCGGGGATCGGTGCAAGAGCATGAACCATTATCTCTGGAGCTTTATGTGTGCGTTAGGCGAGGCACGGTATTTGAACAGGACCTTGATAATGGACTTGAGTATCTGTTTATCCAAGATATACACTTCATCCGGTGTAGATGAGGAAGGGAAGGATTTCAG GTTTTACTTTGACTTTGAGCATTTAAAGGATTCGGCATCGGTTCTTGATCAGGAACAGTTTTGGTCCGATTGGGAAAAATGGCACCAAAAAGACGGTTTATCTCTCCATCTTGTCGAAGATTTTAGAGTTACACCCATGAAATTATCCGGACTAAAGGATACTTTAATCATGAGGAAGTTCGGAAGTGTGGAGCCCGATAATTACTGGTACAGGGTATGTGAGGGTGAGACGGAATCCGTTGTTCAACGGCCATGGCATTTGGTGTGGAAATCGAGACGATTGATGGATATTGTTTCGGCTATTGCTTCGAGGTTAAATTGGGATTATGACTCGGTTCATGTTGTGAGAGGGGAGAAGGCAAGGAACCGGGAATTATGGCCACATCTTGCTGAAGATACTTCTCCCGAGGCTCTTCTTTCTAGCTTGCAAGACAAGATTGATGACGGAAGGCACCTGTATATCGCGACGAATGAGCCAGAGACGTCTTTTTTTAATCCTTTAAAGGATAAGTATTCGACACATTTCCTTCACGACTATAAGGATCTGTGGGACGAAAACAGTGAATGGTACTCAGAGACAGCAAAGCTTCATAATGGAAGTCCGGTCGAATTCGATGGTTACATGAGGGTTTCAGTTGATACCGAAGTTTTCTTGAGGGGTAAAAAACAGATCGAGACATTTAATGATCTCACTAAAGACTGCAAGGATGGGATCAATACATGCAGTACTTCCAGCTAA